One Phaseolus vulgaris cultivar G19833 chromosome 2, P. vulgaris v2.0, whole genome shotgun sequence DNA window includes the following coding sequences:
- the LOC137808994 gene encoding uncharacterized protein gives MDKVMHLGNTTSNRVEAAHWSLKRVLQNSMGDLCFCWDSINKMIILQHNAIKASFQKSLHVVGHWFKVTTYKKLLGFVSKYALNLISEEVDRVKSVGFDKSRCGCTLTCTHGLPCACQLASFGVGSIPLKSVHVMCTRLSFEDIATKQSSSELSIDKEFEVIAKRFKELDVASKVNIKSKLQKIAFPEKTSIYAPDISCASKKSNEGSLPEIVPTKCIPFLDQFPVGYHPYIVDVVDVKVDGHCGYRAVAAQLGMGEDSWAVVRMNLLKELSEWRQEYVQLFGGDDRYEYLKKSLLVEHI, from the exons ATGGATAAGGTGATGCACTTAGGAAACACAACAAGTAACAGAGTTGAGGCGGCACACTGGAGCCTAAAGAGAGTTCTTCAAAATTCGATGGGGGATTTATGTTTCTGTTGGGATTCCATCAATAAGATGATTATTTTACAACATAATGCAATCAAAGCTTCATTCCAAAAAAGTTTGCATGTGGTTGGACATTGGTTTAAGGTTACAACTTACAAAAAATTGTTAGGTTTTGTGTCTAAATATGCTTTGAACCTTATTTCGGAAGAGGTTGATAGGGTTAAATCAGTGGGGTTTGATAAAAGTAGGTGTGGATGTACTCTTACATGTACTCATGGTCTTCCTTGTGCGTGTCAATTGGCTTCGTTTGGTGTTGGTAGCATACCACTTAAATCAGTACATGTGATGTGTACTCGTTTAAGCTTTGAAGACATTGCAACTAAACAATCTTCATCTGAGTTGTCAATTGATAAAGAGTTTGAGGTCATCGCGAAGCGGTTCAAAGAGTTGGATGTTGCAAGCAAGGTTAACATCAAAAGTAAATTGCAGAAGATTGCTTTTCCAGAGAAGACATCTATTTACGCACCAGATATAAG TTGTGCAAGCAAAAAATCTAATGAAGGAAGCTTACCAGAAATTGTACCAACAAAATGTATTCCTTTCCTTGATCAGTTCCCTGTAGGATATCATCCATACATTGTTGATGTTGTCGACGTTAAGGTTGATGGTCATTGTGGTTACCGTGCTGTTGCTGCCCAATTAGGAATGGGAGAGGACTCATGGGCTGTTGTTCGAatgaatttgttaaaagaacTAAGTGAATGGAGACAAGAATATGTTCAACTCTTTGGTGGTGATGATAGATATGAATACTTGAAGAAGTCACTTCTAGTGGAGCACatctga
- the LOC137810568 gene encoding uncharacterized protein, whose protein sequence is MKVEQLFACHRVSEERKVPLATLSFQRNAMYWWTSLERDRRLHREPPIEYWNDLRGALRRRHIPSYYHRELMDKLQRLQQKNMSVEEYRQKMDLYMMRASIREEETTTISRFLSGFNLEIRDRVELLPYQDLNDLIQLCIKVEQQNLRKTSSQRVGSYSNFYLKNDFKREGRTSRDETKETTKPLVKDASTPSIRARDTKCFKCFGRGHVQAQCPNQRVLFLKGKDEYTSGEDEPSTQEKGEGERINPLEGDLLMIQRILHNQPSASIETQRENIFHTRCNVLENICSLIVDGGSCCNCCSTRLIEKLNLQVVPHPKPYNLQWINEDGELRVDKQVEIKFSIGNYKDNVLCDEVPMEACHILLGRPSQFDKKTLHNGLTNEISFIHKHKKFVLSPLPHSQVVKDQLQMKHKRDEEKIEKEKTFGKQKAWEKSVPSHKVIQQVKHIENIPANMLLVEQPSLTYCKGTLASMSTKEESLKEACIDKDYFSNVLGYPQENVKLSISIYKNQFCVK, encoded by the coding sequence atgaaagtagaacaactctttgcttgccatagggtgagtgaagaaaggaaggtacccttagcaacccttagtttccaaagaaatgccatgtattggtggacctctctagagagagaccgacgtcttcatagggagcctcccatagaatattggaatgaccttaggggagccctaagacgtcgccacataccttcctactaccatagggagttaatggacaagctccaaagactccaacaaaagaacatgagtgtggaagagtataggcagaaaatggacctctacatgatgagagcatccattagagaggaagaaaccaccaccatatctaggtttctaagtgggttcaatcttgagataagggatagagtagaacttctaccctaccaagacttgaatgacttgattcaactttgcattaaagttgaacaacaaaatttgcgtaaaacttcaagtcaaagggtgggttcttactccaacttttATCTCAAGAatgactttaaaagggagggtaggaCATCTAGAGACGAaaccaaagaaactaccaaacctttagtgaaagatgcctccaccccatccatccgtgctagggacaccaagtgttttaaatgttttggaagagggcatgtgcaagcgcaatgtccaaaccaaagggttttgttcttaaaaggaaaagatgagtacacgagtggtgaggatgaacctagtacacaagaaaagggagaaggagagaggataaatcctttggagggggacttattgatgattcaaagaatcctccacaatcaacctagtgcatccatcgagacacaacgagagaacatttttcatactagatgcaatgttttagaaaatatatgctctcttattgtggatggtggatcatgctgcaattgttgtagcactagattgattgagaaactaaatctacaagtagttcctcatccaaaaccttacaatttacaatggataaatgaggatggagaactacgtgtagacaaacaagtggaaatcaagttttctataggtaactacaaagacaatgttttatgtgatgaagtacctatggaagcttgccacatcttattaggtagaccatcgcaatttgataaaaaaactttgcataatggtctaactaacgagatttctttcatccacaagcacaaaaagtttgtacttagccctttaccacattcccaagtggtaaaagaccaattacaaatgaaacataaaagggatgaagagaaaatagaaaaagagaaaacttttggaaaacaaaaggcgtgggagaagagtgttccttcccacaaggtcattcaacaagtcaagcacattgaaaatatCCCtgcaaacatgcttcttgttgaacaacctagccttacctattgtaaaggaacacttgcaagcatgagcacaaaagaagagtctttaaaagaagcttgcatagataaagactatttctcaaatgtgttaGGATATCCCCAAgagaatgtcaagttatctataagcatctacaaaaaccaattttgtgtgaagtag